One Hippoglossus stenolepis isolate QCI-W04-F060 chromosome 9, HSTE1.2, whole genome shotgun sequence genomic region harbors:
- the LOC118114646 gene encoding leukocyte surface antigen CD53 produces the protein MAQRCLKFLKYTMCVANFLCFCCGMAVLGLGVYMMVNFRMAALLPTLVIINIDKMLLICGIVITCVSFLGFLGALKENRCLLLMYFLLLFLLMLVELTAACLLLVFEGQVATMIEDDLNKSLKEAKANSTDPVLSEWDLVQNNFDCCGVNNVTDWEDNVPKSCCLSKCSSPEPPYKRTGCLVKLKTLFEDNFLTTGISVIVLCIIEVLGMCFAMTLFCHISRSGLGYKL, from the exons ATGGCTCAACGATGTCTCAAGTTTTTGAAATACACCATGTGTGTCGCCAACTTCCTTTGTTTT TGTTGCGGCATGGCGGTTCTGGGCTTGGGCGTGTACATGATGGTGAACTTCAGGATGGCCGCACTCCTCCCCACCCTGGTCATTATCAACATAGACAAAATGCTGCTGATCTGCGGCATTGTCATCACCTGCGTGTCCTTCCTGGGGTTCCTGGGTGCTCTGAAGGAGAACCGCTGTCTCCTCCTGatg tatttcctgctgctgttccttCTGATGCTGGTGGAGCTGACCGCAGCATGTCTGCTACTCGTGTTCGAGGGACAG GTTGCTACAATGATAGAAGACGATCTCAACAAGAGTTTGAAAGAAGCCAAAGCAAATTCTACAGATCCAGTACTGAGTGAGTGGGATCTGGTTCAGAATAAC TTTGACTGCTGTGGAGTCAATAATGTGACGGACTGGGAAGACAATGTGCCGAAATCTTGCTGCCTGAGCAAATGCAGCAGCCCTGAGCCTCCTTACAAGCGAACG GGTTGTTTGGTAAAATTGAAGACCTTGTTTGAGGACAATTTCCTTACCACTGGAATTTCCGTCATCGTCCTCTGCATTATTGAG GTTTTGGGGATGTGTTTCGCCATGACGCTCTTCTGCCACATCAGCCGATCTGGACTGGGCTACAAGTTATAG
- the LOC118115167 gene encoding leukocyte surface antigen CD53 has translation MLVELTAACLLLVFEGQVATMIEDDLNKSLKEAKANSTDPVLSEWDLVQNNFVCCGVNNVMDWEDNVPKSCCLSKCSSPEPPYKRTVGTVKK, from the exons ATGCTGGTGGAGCTGACCGCAGCATGTCTGCTACTCGTGTTCGAGGGACAG GTTGCTACAATGATAGAAGACGATCTCAACAAGAGTTTGAAAGAAGCCAAAGCAAATTCTACAGATCCAGTACTGAGTGAGTGGGATCTGGTTCAGAATAAC tttgtCTGCTGTGGAGTCAATAATGTGATGGACTGGGAAGACAATGTGCCGAAATCTTGCTGCCTGAGCAAATGCAGCAGCCCTGAGCCTCCTTACAAGCGAACGGTAGGAACAGTAAAGAAGTAG